A window of Longibacter salinarum contains these coding sequences:
- a CDS encoding sulfotransferase family 2 domain-containing protein: MLTIFTHIPKTAGTSFFRRVFHPNVEPNEILSQTSLLSFRRSLRPDHRVVTGHRAFGLHRLTRRPCRYVTMLRQPVDRAISAYHFILQCDPALCEHTLYDIARRNSISDFYSMPRFQNEMTQMLAGMEYELMRRYIGQPWFEKRMLDRAKYNLEHRYIAFGIKEEFATSAAHVSRALGFPADPPADETGRRHKQTRARPTINGLSEQTRRTLIESHQLDMELYEFACELFQRRIQTQQTVAPSPTRSAPTSTSNA, translated from the coding sequence ATGCTGACCATTTTCACTCATATACCCAAGACCGCAGGCACGAGCTTCTTCCGTCGGGTCTTCCACCCGAACGTCGAGCCGAACGAGATCCTTTCACAAACTTCGCTCCTCTCCTTCCGGCGATCTCTTCGACCCGATCACCGCGTTGTCACAGGCCATCGAGCGTTCGGGCTTCATCGTCTCACTCGTCGGCCCTGCCGCTACGTGACCATGCTTCGGCAACCTGTAGACAGAGCCATTTCGGCCTACCACTTCATCCTCCAGTGCGACCCGGCTCTCTGCGAACACACGCTCTACGATATTGCACGAAGGAATTCGATTTCCGATTTCTACTCCATGCCTCGATTCCAAAATGAGATGACGCAGATGCTGGCAGGAATGGAATACGAACTGATGCGGCGGTACATCGGTCAGCCATGGTTCGAGAAGCGAATGCTCGACCGTGCCAAATACAATCTTGAGCATCGGTACATCGCTTTCGGGATCAAGGAAGAGTTCGCGACCTCGGCGGCACACGTCTCCCGTGCCCTTGGCTTTCCTGCTGATCCGCCGGCTGATGAAACCGGAAGAAGACACAAACAGACGCGCGCCCGTCCCACCATCAATGGATTGTCCGAGCAGACGCGTCGAACATTGATCGAAAGTCACCAGCTTGACATGGAGCTCTACGAATTTGCATGCGAGCTCTTTCAAAGACGGATCCAAACACAGCAAACCGTCGCGCCCTCACCGACCCGTTCCGCCCCAACATCAACCTCAAATGCCTAG
- a CDS encoding NAD-dependent epimerase/dehydratase family protein, translated as MPRKLLVTGSSGLIGSEVCTYFSKRGWAVHGVDANLRREFFGAEGDTRWNQHRLESTLKDFTHHELDIRNREGVLNLIDHLRPTAIVHSAAQPSHDRAAAIPFDDFDTNAVGTLNLLEATRRFTPQSPFVHMSTNKVYGDRPNTLDLVETETRYDYADRDFANGISETFPIDQSKHSLFGASKVAADVMVQEYGRYFDMKTACLRGGCLTGPNHSGVELHGFLSYLVKCNMIGRKYTIFGYKGKQVRDNIHSLDVARFMEAFIEAPRTAEVYNLGGGRENSCSILEAFSIIESISGKEMLYDYDEQNRSGDHICYISDLTKMRSHYPSWDISKSLDDIFGEIHESWASRLAQLKT; from the coding sequence ATGCCTAGAAAACTACTTGTTACCGGCTCATCTGGACTCATTGGATCTGAGGTATGCACGTACTTCTCAAAGCGAGGATGGGCGGTGCACGGTGTCGACGCAAACTTGCGACGCGAATTCTTCGGTGCCGAAGGAGATACACGATGGAACCAGCACCGACTGGAGTCGACGCTTAAGGACTTCACGCACCACGAACTCGATATCCGGAATCGAGAGGGCGTGCTGAACCTGATTGACCACCTTCGACCGACCGCGATCGTCCATTCGGCCGCTCAACCCTCTCATGACCGAGCAGCAGCTATTCCGTTCGACGACTTCGACACGAACGCCGTTGGGACGCTGAACTTGCTCGAAGCAACACGCCGGTTCACGCCGCAAAGCCCGTTCGTGCATATGTCGACGAACAAGGTCTACGGCGATCGACCCAATACGCTTGACCTCGTCGAAACGGAAACGCGATACGACTACGCGGACCGTGATTTCGCGAACGGCATTTCAGAGACCTTTCCAATTGACCAATCAAAACACTCGCTCTTCGGCGCCTCGAAGGTGGCTGCCGACGTAATGGTACAAGAGTACGGACGCTACTTCGACATGAAAACGGCCTGTCTTCGCGGCGGGTGCTTAACCGGTCCGAACCACTCAGGTGTCGAACTACATGGGTTTCTGAGCTATCTCGTCAAATGCAATATGATCGGCCGAAAGTACACGATTTTCGGCTACAAGGGGAAGCAGGTACGCGACAACATCCATTCACTGGACGTTGCGCGATTCATGGAGGCATTCATCGAAGCGCCGCGGACGGCAGAGGTATACAACCTCGGCGGCGGCCGGGAAAACAGTTGCTCGATTCTCGAGGCGTTCTCGATAATTGAGTCTATTTCCGGAAAAGAAATGCTGTATGATTACGACGAGCAAAACCGCTCGGGTGACCATATCTGCTATATCTCCGACCTCACGAAAATGCGATCCCACTACCCGTCATGGGATATCAGCAAATCGCTCGACGACATCTTCGGAGAGATCCATGAAAGCTGGGCGTCGCGGCTGGCACAGCTCAAAACCTGA
- a CDS encoding glycosyltransferase family 4 protein: protein MNVLLVAQRYHPYVGGVETQTRLVMNELAKRDHVEVAAAQFDDVDLPKRLGVLEDSLFLPSATGFDDGDVTVHALTPSLMDRLRMLPIATRAIPRLGRYKYHALRRFGYPFFRRVYEERFRQLMKDVDVVHSIAGGYLGWTAQHMAQQLDIPFVVTPYVHPGQHGDDPDSVAYYRRSDAVLALLETDQEMLVNLGVARDRIHLYGVVPLLPPTSDGSEFRRQHDLGDRPVVLFVGRMVEYKGVKAMEEAAPIVWKRNPDVQFVFVGPVSDDAKERLSSTDPRLHVLGFVSKQEKADAYAACDIFCMPSKFEILPAVYLEAWSYGKPVIGGPAHGLDALIEGNDGGIVVDQTATSVAEGISFVLDHPDRSKQMGENGRMLVQNKFSVDSLVDKLEAVYQSVQNAPSTWNQDQSRNAISV, encoded by the coding sequence ATGAATGTACTTCTCGTAGCGCAGCGATATCATCCCTACGTCGGCGGCGTAGAGACCCAGACGCGTCTCGTTATGAATGAGCTCGCTAAACGGGATCATGTGGAGGTCGCGGCAGCCCAGTTCGACGACGTCGACCTCCCTAAGCGTCTCGGCGTACTAGAAGACAGTTTGTTTCTTCCCTCCGCGACCGGGTTCGACGACGGCGATGTCACGGTTCATGCGCTTACTCCTTCGCTGATGGACCGGCTTCGGATGCTTCCAATCGCCACCCGTGCCATCCCCAGGCTCGGTCGATACAAGTATCACGCGCTTCGACGTTTCGGGTATCCGTTCTTCCGACGCGTGTACGAGGAGCGATTTCGGCAGTTAATGAAGGATGTTGATGTCGTCCACTCGATTGCCGGCGGCTACCTGGGGTGGACGGCGCAACACATGGCGCAACAATTGGACATCCCGTTTGTGGTCACCCCGTATGTTCATCCCGGGCAGCACGGGGACGACCCCGATAGCGTCGCGTACTACAGGCGATCCGACGCCGTCCTCGCTCTTCTGGAAACGGACCAGGAGATGTTGGTCAATCTCGGCGTCGCACGCGATCGGATTCACCTCTACGGCGTTGTGCCGCTCTTGCCCCCGACATCCGATGGTTCCGAATTTCGCCGTCAACACGATCTGGGAGATCGACCTGTCGTCCTCTTCGTCGGACGAATGGTCGAATACAAAGGCGTAAAGGCCATGGAGGAGGCTGCGCCAATCGTATGGAAACGGAATCCAGATGTACAGTTCGTATTCGTCGGTCCAGTCTCCGATGACGCTAAAGAACGGCTTTCCAGCACAGATCCTCGGCTTCACGTGCTTGGATTCGTGTCAAAGCAAGAGAAGGCCGATGCGTACGCCGCGTGCGACATCTTTTGCATGCCATCAAAGTTTGAGATATTGCCTGCTGTTTATCTTGAGGCATGGAGCTACGGAAAGCCCGTCATCGGCGGTCCTGCTCATGGTCTCGATGCCCTGATTGAAGGCAATGATGGAGGCATTGTTGTTGACCAAACGGCCACCAGTGTCGCTGAGGGCATCTCATTCGTTTTGGATCACCCCGATCGCTCGAAACAAATGGGAGAAAATGGTCGCATGCTCGTTCAGAATAAGTTCTCCGTCGACTCGCTGGTAGACAAGCTAGAAGCGGTGTACCAATCTGTGCAGAACGCCCCATCGACATGGAACCAGGATCAGTCGAGAAATGCCATTTCCGTCTAA
- a CDS encoding glycosyltransferase family 4 protein yields the protein MTVDVIVVMPLAEQRGGAELMLKQLVTTPPEAAPTTIHWHVVFLEDGPMVDECRSEWSDTHVFPAGRLRHVMSYGRTIRQLVELGKDVQARGILGWMSKGHVYGGPAAFTLGCPAFWFQLGLPADVHWMDRLATAIPARRVLTCSNAGAKAQAALFPHRRTAVVHPGTDVRHFAPGPEHRSAIRRRLGLDETAPTAVIVGRLQRWKGMHVFIESIDQVRQDYPDVQGIVVGGKHDLEPEYPQYLKDLIQRRNLEESIHMVGFQSNVRDWMHAADVVVHASDREPFGIVVIEAMASARPVIASDTAGPTEVIEHGQTGLLTPYGDAEAMAKAIVRYFGDAEFSDRVAHNAAIRARSFSVKAFASRINELLIAETTDAVDVPSPRPTLAR from the coding sequence ATGACAGTAGACGTGATCGTCGTAATGCCTTTGGCGGAGCAGCGAGGCGGAGCGGAGTTAATGCTTAAACAACTCGTTACCACGCCGCCGGAAGCCGCTCCCACAACGATCCACTGGCATGTGGTCTTCCTCGAAGATGGCCCCATGGTGGACGAGTGCCGGTCGGAGTGGTCCGATACGCACGTTTTTCCTGCTGGACGCCTCCGCCATGTGATGTCATATGGGCGGACGATTCGCCAGCTCGTTGAGCTTGGAAAAGACGTTCAAGCGCGGGGCATTCTCGGCTGGATGAGCAAGGGGCACGTGTATGGAGGTCCAGCAGCGTTTACGCTCGGCTGCCCCGCCTTCTGGTTCCAGCTCGGTTTGCCCGCGGATGTCCACTGGATGGACCGACTCGCAACCGCCATTCCCGCCCGTCGCGTCCTGACGTGTTCGAACGCCGGCGCCAAAGCCCAGGCGGCTCTCTTCCCGCACCGTCGGACCGCAGTCGTGCACCCCGGGACAGATGTTAGACACTTTGCACCTGGACCTGAACACCGCAGCGCCATCCGACGACGCCTTGGACTGGACGAAACTGCGCCAACGGCTGTTATCGTCGGCCGGCTTCAGCGCTGGAAAGGCATGCATGTTTTCATCGAGAGTATCGATCAAGTCCGGCAGGACTATCCCGATGTTCAAGGGATTGTGGTTGGAGGGAAGCACGATCTAGAGCCGGAGTACCCGCAGTACCTCAAGGATCTGATTCAACGGAGAAACCTCGAGGAGTCTATCCACATGGTCGGATTTCAGTCCAACGTTCGCGACTGGATGCACGCAGCCGATGTCGTCGTCCACGCATCAGACCGTGAGCCGTTCGGCATTGTCGTGATCGAAGCCATGGCGTCTGCTCGACCGGTTATTGCCTCCGATACAGCCGGACCGACCGAAGTCATCGAGCATGGCCAAACCGGCCTTCTTACGCCGTATGGTGACGCTGAGGCCATGGCAAAAGCGATAGTTCGGTACTTCGGCGACGCAGAGTTTTCGGACCGCGTTGCGCACAATGCAGCGATTCGAGCCCGCAGCTTTTCCGTGAAAGCCTTCGCCTCCAGAATCAACGAGTTGCTTATCGCTGAGACGACAGATGCCGTTGACGTCCCCTCCCCTCGGCCTACCCTAGCACGATGA
- a CDS encoding glycosyltransferase family 2 protein, translating into MSRSPRPALICMTPVKNEAWILDRFLQCASTWADHIVVADQHSDDNSRAIAKTFDKVHVVDNPFPGYDEAGRQRLLIDEARRIDIGDRQRVMIALDADEILTANWMSHPEWDTLIHSPPGTVLGFRWVNVGPDVAGGWLDNESKPFGYVDDGAAHEGELIHSPRVPVPPDAPWQHAESIHVLHYQYANWERMLSKQRWYQCWERVNKPDKRPVTIYRQYNFMHADIQNMKPLADDWLDGYEQRGIDMRTIENDAPYHWDESVVEMLHDHGPDTFRKIDIWDVDWRETSRELGMPSNGDLSDPRGPFERQIHRWLSQTQSNMHSTTVRSVQALLRLAGW; encoded by the coding sequence ATGAGCCGCTCCCCCCGACCTGCCCTCATCTGCATGACGCCGGTCAAGAATGAGGCATGGATTCTCGACCGGTTTCTTCAGTGTGCCTCAACCTGGGCCGACCATATCGTCGTGGCCGACCAACACTCGGACGACAACAGCCGCGCGATCGCCAAAACATTCGACAAGGTCCATGTCGTCGACAATCCCTTCCCGGGATACGATGAGGCCGGCCGTCAGCGTCTCTTAATCGACGAAGCGCGGCGAATCGATATCGGCGATCGGCAACGTGTTATGATCGCTCTCGATGCCGACGAGATTTTGACAGCCAACTGGATGAGTCATCCCGAGTGGGACACGCTCATCCACTCTCCACCTGGTACCGTCCTCGGATTTCGGTGGGTGAACGTCGGCCCTGATGTAGCTGGAGGATGGCTGGACAATGAATCCAAACCATTCGGATACGTCGATGATGGTGCCGCCCATGAGGGAGAGCTAATTCACAGTCCGCGCGTCCCGGTGCCGCCGGATGCCCCATGGCAGCATGCTGAATCTATCCATGTGCTTCACTATCAGTACGCCAACTGGGAGCGCATGCTTAGTAAGCAGCGCTGGTATCAATGCTGGGAACGAGTCAACAAGCCCGACAAGCGACCTGTCACGATTTATCGGCAGTACAATTTCATGCACGCCGATATCCAGAACATGAAGCCACTCGCAGACGACTGGCTGGATGGCTACGAACAGCGCGGAATCGATATGCGCACGATTGAGAACGACGCGCCCTACCACTGGGACGAATCCGTCGTAGAGATGCTTCACGACCATGGGCCGGACACCTTTCGAAAAATCGATATCTGGGACGTGGACTGGCGTGAAACAAGCCGCGAGCTCGGCATGCCCAGCAACGGTGACCTTTCCGACCCGCGGGGACCGTTCGAGCGGCAGATTCACCGTTGGCTTTCTCAGACGCAATCCAATATGCACTCTACCACGGTGCGCAGTGTCCAGGCCCTTCTTCGCCTTGCCGGATGGTGA
- a CDS encoding glycosyltransferase produces MRIDILFPTLPPSLDGIGDHTSRIAREMTSRADVRVLTAASEVTPIPDVRVCRNAFATQPIWRTSEFIETVLSDPPDWLLVQFNQFSYGRWGLNPFLPWALHRLKRTDPSIGIAWMAHEDFVPAISWKFAIMSVWQRAQFRALGRVADRIYFSIAPWVDRYNDWFEDTPVCHFPIGSNIPLVNERSTDLKQFLELSDDRFVIGFFGTLRGRLIDHIDAAVQAIRRRAQSRGEQDPVLLYVGPNGTELKQMLPAHCIVDAGRLPAEDVSRHLQIMDLHLTPFPDGISSRRGSFMAGLQHAVPTLGTRGHLTDQALIEADGTAFCLAPADDPASFGARASELYEDTRRRKTIGQAGRRLYNETYDFRITVPRFMDSLERAIPTNPNDATTPSPLIESSLP; encoded by the coding sequence GTGCGCATCGACATCCTCTTCCCCACATTGCCTCCATCATTAGACGGGATCGGCGATCATACCTCGAGGATCGCGCGAGAGATGACCTCTCGTGCGGACGTGAGGGTGCTCACAGCGGCATCGGAGGTCACCCCTATCCCAGATGTTCGCGTCTGCCGCAACGCCTTCGCGACTCAACCCATCTGGCGCACCAGCGAGTTTATCGAAACGGTTCTCTCTGACCCGCCCGACTGGCTGCTCGTTCAATTCAATCAGTTCAGTTATGGTCGATGGGGGTTGAATCCGTTTCTTCCCTGGGCACTCCACCGCCTCAAACGAACAGATCCATCCATCGGAATTGCCTGGATGGCCCACGAGGACTTCGTACCGGCAATCTCTTGGAAGTTTGCCATAATGAGCGTGTGGCAGCGGGCACAATTTCGGGCTCTGGGACGAGTGGCAGACCGGATCTATTTTTCCATTGCTCCCTGGGTGGATAGATACAATGACTGGTTCGAAGATACACCCGTCTGCCATTTTCCAATCGGATCGAATATACCCCTCGTCAATGAACGCTCAACAGACCTGAAGCAATTCCTTGAGCTCTCTGATGACCGATTCGTCATTGGTTTCTTTGGCACCCTTCGTGGCCGACTCATTGACCACATCGACGCGGCCGTCCAGGCAATTCGACGCCGGGCACAGTCACGAGGAGAACAAGATCCTGTGCTTCTCTACGTGGGCCCGAATGGGACCGAACTTAAGCAAATGTTACCGGCACATTGCATCGTTGACGCCGGCCGTCTTCCCGCCGAAGACGTTTCGCGTCACCTGCAGATCATGGACCTTCATCTGACGCCATTTCCGGACGGCATCTCGTCTAGACGCGGATCATTTATGGCCGGCCTCCAGCACGCCGTGCCAACACTGGGCACTCGAGGCCACCTCACGGATCAAGCCCTGATTGAAGCTGACGGAACGGCCTTTTGTCTCGCCCCCGCCGACGATCCAGCGTCTTTCGGTGCCCGAGCATCCGAGCTTTATGAAGACACACGTCGACGAAAAACGATAGGTCAAGCGGGACGCCGGCTGTACAATGAAACGTACGACTTTCGCATCACAGTCCCCCGTTTCATGGACTCACTCGAACGAGCGATTCCAACAAACCCAAACGATGCCACGACACCCTCCCCTCTCATCGAATCCTCCCTGCCATGA
- a CDS encoding sulfotransferase domain-containing protein produces MNYAYFGHHKCASTWVRTIIEHVLREAGYTYSVVVDPGTPLKHALLTDYESRFERSEMCSYIASKDIDFISCITADVSQADCLMASKDAKGFHVIRDPRDIVVSAYFSHRNSHPVDGLPHLKAHRAKLLSTSFEEGLFMEMDFLKACLQDIDTWDYNRDNILEVRMENLTTDPYGGFVKIFDFLELMAWEDDTRMIDKTKRFLQTAWNRLVSRHSGLSMLRHQTSVSGSMLLGPVYDNRFEKKAGGRTKGESDAQSHYRKGVAGDWINHFNTAHADYFLERFGDILLNTGYETSNDWVAMVDREKRTVPAANVSLT; encoded by the coding sequence ATGAACTACGCATACTTTGGCCATCACAAATGCGCCTCGACGTGGGTGCGCACCATCATCGAGCACGTTCTCCGGGAGGCTGGTTACACGTACTCGGTCGTCGTAGACCCCGGGACGCCCCTCAAACACGCCCTGTTGACCGACTACGAGTCCAGGTTCGAGAGAAGCGAAATGTGCTCGTACATAGCATCGAAAGACATAGACTTCATCTCTTGCATTACGGCCGATGTTTCTCAGGCTGATTGCCTTATGGCGAGTAAAGATGCGAAAGGCTTTCACGTCATCCGGGATCCGCGAGACATTGTGGTCTCAGCTTATTTTTCCCACCGAAACAGCCATCCGGTGGACGGCTTGCCACATCTAAAGGCGCACCGCGCCAAGCTCCTGAGTACGTCTTTTGAGGAGGGCCTTTTCATGGAAATGGACTTCCTGAAGGCGTGTCTTCAGGATATTGACACCTGGGACTACAACCGGGACAACATCCTCGAGGTGCGCATGGAAAATCTAACAACGGATCCGTACGGGGGCTTCGTTAAGATATTCGACTTTCTTGAACTCATGGCCTGGGAGGATGACACGCGAATGATAGATAAAACGAAGCGATTCCTGCAAACTGCGTGGAATCGCCTTGTTAGTCGACATTCAGGCCTATCAATGCTTCGACACCAAACCAGTGTAAGCGGCTCGATGCTTCTCGGACCGGTCTACGATAATCGCTTCGAGAAGAAAGCGGGTGGCCGAACGAAAGGGGAAAGCGATGCTCAGAGCCACTACAGGAAAGGCGTTGCCGGAGACTGGATAAACCACTTCAACACAGCACACGCCGACTATTTTCTAGAGCGGTTCGGCGACATTCTCCTCAACACCGGTTACGAAACGAGTAACGACTGGGTTGCCATGGTCGACCGAGAGAAGCGTACCGTTCCGGCAGCAAACGTGTCTCTTACTTAA
- a CDS encoding glycosyltransferase — translation MILSVQPFGLASPGGGARILRSLFEGAPVPILSVCTSPQAPNEMDTERERHLPVRPYFGRIEHTRLSYPISAVTLAYRPQFRQQLRSLCIEQDVKLIHAIPHGIDFWDAYLVSRDLGLPYILTVHDDLTYNLQDRVYLTQAMKRLATVWRKSDARMVISDAMGQAYNNRYGDRQYSVVTDGVHTIQPAPRSAHDGSFHLYFMGSVHMTYREPFQALVLALERLKASDSSLDVRLTVRGSIPFELTTGSVPVDVLGWGTQDDVEREIAEADALYLPLPFDSEFSTFVRFSLSTKMITYVASGVPILYHGPEQSAAADLLRRHDAGILSESLDPKDILSAVRSIPERRAHVVKGALELAESRFRIEEQRRRFWNVVLDCYPAKHAIAS, via the coding sequence ATGATTCTTTCTGTTCAGCCATTTGGACTTGCGTCTCCGGGTGGCGGTGCTCGTATCCTCCGATCGCTCTTTGAGGGCGCACCCGTACCGATTCTGAGCGTGTGTACGAGCCCGCAGGCGCCCAACGAGATGGACACAGAGCGAGAACGGCACCTTCCCGTGCGTCCCTACTTCGGACGTATTGAGCATACGCGACTGTCGTATCCGATTTCCGCCGTCACGCTCGCTTATCGCCCGCAGTTTCGTCAGCAACTTCGGTCGCTTTGCATCGAACAGGACGTCAAGCTGATTCACGCTATCCCCCATGGAATCGACTTTTGGGATGCGTACCTCGTGTCCCGTGACCTCGGCCTTCCGTATATCCTCACGGTCCACGACGATCTGACGTACAACCTCCAGGATCGTGTTTACTTAACGCAGGCCATGAAGCGCCTAGCTACTGTTTGGCGTAAATCGGACGCTCGAATGGTGATATCGGATGCAATGGGACAGGCCTACAACAACCGCTACGGGGACCGACAATACTCCGTCGTAACAGATGGCGTTCACACCATTCAACCCGCGCCACGGAGCGCCCACGACGGTTCCTTCCATCTCTACTTCATGGGCTCGGTGCACATGACGTATCGTGAACCATTTCAGGCGTTGGTTCTCGCTTTAGAGCGCTTAAAAGCGTCCGACTCTAGCCTTGACGTGCGACTGACCGTCCGAGGGAGCATCCCATTCGAACTAACGACCGGATCGGTCCCGGTCGACGTTCTCGGTTGGGGTACGCAAGATGACGTAGAACGAGAAATAGCCGAAGCAGACGCTTTATATCTGCCTCTCCCATTCGACAGCGAGTTCAGTACGTTTGTCCGGTTCAGCCTATCAACAAAGATGATCACCTACGTAGCGTCCGGGGTTCCGATTCTGTATCACGGACCCGAACAGTCCGCCGCCGCAGACCTGCTCCGACGACACGACGCCGGCATTCTCTCCGAGTCCCTCGATCCGAAGGACATCCTCTCGGCCGTGCGTTCCATTCCAGAGCGGCGTGCGCACGTCGTGAAGGGAGCGCTTGAATTAGCCGAATCGCGCTTCCGCATCGAGGAGCAGCGTCGGCGGTTTTGGAATGTGGTCCTCGACTGCTATCCAGCCAAGCACGCTATCGCCTCGTAA
- a CDS encoding glycosyltransferase family 61 protein, whose product MLKQFIDFTRPIGRKVLSHFRDRRDISIETFDDMFPNVEKTTLIEPRRIETVELENATLVPDVKHYQAPHFDSPRAFAAILRNVLYCPFNNVILNRDGEVLAESMSTIRRTEYLDHYALSASKIIRIDQPVTPLRSRFNHYYHTLIDHAPRLFLLQAPFFQSFDRIGLLLRDGPTPLEELLVSRMAPSNVHPLRLRRRVLYEFDTLLFTSFMTRRHAGYLPAEYLRYVSDRMLPNRPRERKNRIYISRAGNSKGRQVLNEEAVLEALRPFGFRSYRLQDLSYEDQIHLFYDAEAVVGPHGAGFSNLLWADRAFVLELFPSHHLVPSFYFLSASRNHTYRRMHSTGAWRDDDFNVDLIEMQEIMHTHLSPSDT is encoded by the coding sequence ATGCTCAAGCAATTTATCGACTTCACGCGTCCCATCGGCCGAAAGGTGCTGAGCCACTTTCGGGATCGACGCGACATCTCGATTGAAACGTTCGATGACATGTTCCCGAACGTCGAAAAGACGACGCTTATCGAGCCGCGTCGTATCGAAACAGTTGAGCTCGAAAATGCCACCTTGGTTCCGGATGTAAAGCACTATCAAGCGCCGCACTTTGACTCCCCGCGTGCCTTCGCGGCGATTCTACGAAACGTGCTCTACTGCCCGTTCAATAACGTCATCCTGAACCGAGACGGAGAGGTTTTAGCGGAGTCCATGAGTACGATTCGCCGTACCGAATATCTGGACCATTACGCACTTTCAGCATCGAAAATCATTCGCATCGATCAACCGGTGACCCCGTTGCGGTCCAGGTTTAACCACTACTATCACACGTTGATCGATCACGCCCCCCGACTTTTTCTTCTTCAAGCACCGTTCTTTCAGTCTTTTGATCGTATCGGTCTCTTACTCCGAGACGGCCCAACTCCGCTCGAAGAGCTTCTCGTATCACGCATGGCTCCGTCGAATGTCCATCCGCTCAGATTGCGCCGACGGGTGCTCTATGAGTTCGATACGCTTCTATTTACCTCTTTTATGACCCGCCGCCATGCGGGCTACCTACCGGCGGAGTACCTGCGCTACGTATCGGATCGAATGCTGCCAAACCGTCCCCGTGAACGCAAGAACAGGATCTATATTAGCCGCGCAGGGAATTCGAAGGGACGACAGGTTCTAAACGAAGAAGCCGTCCTCGAAGCGCTTCGTCCATTCGGCTTTCGTTCGTATCGGCTGCAAGATCTTTCGTACGAGGACCAGATCCATCTTTTCTATGATGCCGAGGCCGTAGTCGGACCGCACGGCGCAGGCTTCTCCAACTTGCTTTGGGCCGACCGAGCATTTGTTCTAGAGCTTTTCCCGTCGCACCATCTCGTTCCATCATTCTACTTTCTGTCTGCTTCGCGTAATCACACATACAGGCGGATGCACTCGACGGGCGCATGGAGAGACGATGATTTCAATGTAGACCTCATCGAAATGCAAGAGATAATGCATACGCATCTTTCGCCTTCTGACACGTAG
- a CDS encoding NAD-dependent epimerase/dehydratase family protein, with the protein MTQARIFITGGAGFIGRWIAKQCLNRSYDVAVYDNFCAGTPENIAEFASDIDVFEDDILDRAAVQQAMSTFQPTHVFHMAAHHFIPFCNENPDETLRVNVEGTNIVLDVAAQHGVTTAVVASSGAIYPSVDDLISEDLPHEPVDVYGLSKLLTENVCEHVARTTDLQVVAARLFNTYGAYETNPHLIPHIIESLHAGPVVPLGNIHTKRDYIYAEDVAELLIAAAMADLTDRKNGYAVTNVGTGVEYSAEDIIDILRELTGIDITIRQRANRKRSVDKLHQRADTTRLLALTGIRAQHRLEEGLSKLLTHEKLPVIA; encoded by the coding sequence ATGACGCAAGCACGAATCTTCATCACCGGCGGTGCCGGATTCATTGGGCGCTGGATCGCAAAACAGTGCTTAAACCGTTCATACGACGTCGCAGTGTATGACAATTTCTGCGCGGGCACCCCAGAAAACATCGCCGAGTTCGCGTCTGATATCGACGTGTTTGAAGATGACATCTTGGATCGAGCCGCTGTTCAGCAAGCGATGAGCACGTTTCAGCCGACCCATGTCTTCCACATGGCCGCGCATCACTTTATCCCCTTCTGTAATGAGAATCCCGACGAAACACTACGCGTCAACGTAGAGGGAACGAACATCGTCTTGGACGTCGCAGCACAACATGGTGTTACGACCGCGGTTGTGGCCTCCAGCGGCGCGATATACCCAAGCGTCGATGATCTCATCTCCGAAGATCTTCCCCATGAGCCCGTGGATGTTTATGGCTTGAGTAAGCTTCTCACGGAGAATGTCTGCGAACACGTCGCGCGGACAACAGACCTGCAGGTCGTCGCTGCTCGGCTATTCAATACATATGGGGCCTACGAAACCAATCCTCATCTCATTCCCCACATCATAGAGAGTCTGCATGCAGGGCCGGTGGTCCCCCTTGGTAATATCCATACGAAACGCGACTACATCTACGCCGAAGACGTCGCTGAACTTCTCATCGCCGCCGCCATGGCCGATCTGACCGACCGCAAGAACGGGTATGCCGTCACCAACGTGGGGACCGGGGTCGAATATTCGGCGGAAGACATCATCGATATTCTTCGTGAGCTGACCGGAATCGATATTACGATTCGTCAGCGGGCAAATCGCAAACGATCTGTCGACAAGCTGCACCAACGAGCGGACACTACCCGACTTTTAGCACTCACTGGCATCCGAGCCCAACATCGTCTCGAAGAGGGATTGTCGAAGCTGCTCACGCACGAGAAACTTCCCGTCATTGCTTAG